From Amycolatopsis sp. YIM 10, the proteins below share one genomic window:
- a CDS encoding resuscitation-promoting factor produces MFASSGGGVGTLDWPNPEGELDFSDDLNVTQHDVLTVLGPDADALMAEANVDVDELIRLINAETTMLPPIVIPDEISEDRVAKGAPMPVEDGVVKAAKTWKKRFLKGTVLAVLLTLTGGGAAAMAMNKSVTVDVDGAQQTVNTFGGTVGEVLKDAGYQIGAHDAISPSPDAAVADDTVITLERGRQLNLIVDGSPREAWVRATTVSEAMTQLGLAEAAKPGTWMSVGGDGQIPLEGMTLEVKTLKNITLYDGGNEPRQVQTNAVTAKEFFGELQLTIGPEDKVDGGMDYKLTDGAEVHVSRTGVSVVNENEEIPPPVEEIKDDTLDKGKTVVEEEGEAGSKNVTYRVTKENDKEVAREKISEEITKEAKPKKVRVGTKKAPNPAISDGSVWDKLAQCESSGNWAANTGNGYYGGVQFHPNTWKAYGGTQYAALPHQATREQQIAIATKLRDASGGYKAWPHCSKKLGLA; encoded by the coding sequence ATGTTCGCCTCTTCCGGGGGCGGCGTCGGTACGCTCGACTGGCCCAACCCCGAGGGCGAGCTGGACTTCTCCGACGACCTGAACGTCACCCAGCACGACGTGCTCACGGTGCTCGGCCCCGACGCCGACGCGCTGATGGCCGAGGCCAATGTCGACGTCGACGAGCTGATCCGGCTGATCAACGCCGAGACCACGATGCTCCCGCCGATCGTCATCCCCGACGAGATCAGCGAGGACCGGGTCGCCAAGGGCGCGCCGATGCCCGTCGAAGACGGTGTCGTCAAGGCCGCGAAGACCTGGAAGAAGCGCTTCCTCAAGGGCACCGTGCTGGCCGTGCTGCTCACCCTGACCGGTGGCGGCGCCGCCGCGATGGCGATGAACAAGAGCGTCACCGTCGACGTCGACGGCGCGCAGCAGACGGTCAACACCTTCGGCGGCACCGTCGGCGAGGTGCTCAAGGACGCCGGCTACCAGATCGGCGCGCACGACGCGATCTCGCCGTCGCCGGACGCCGCGGTGGCCGACGACACGGTCATCACCCTGGAGCGCGGCCGTCAGCTGAACCTGATCGTCGACGGCAGCCCGCGTGAGGCGTGGGTGCGCGCGACCACCGTGTCCGAGGCGATGACCCAGCTCGGCCTCGCCGAGGCGGCCAAGCCCGGCACCTGGATGTCCGTCGGCGGGGACGGCCAGATCCCGCTCGAGGGCATGACCCTCGAGGTCAAGACCCTGAAGAACATCACCCTGTACGACGGTGGCAACGAGCCCCGCCAGGTGCAGACCAACGCGGTGACCGCCAAGGAGTTCTTCGGCGAGCTGCAGCTGACGATCGGCCCGGAGGACAAGGTCGACGGCGGCATGGACTACAAGCTGACCGACGGCGCCGAGGTGCACGTCAGCCGCACCGGCGTGTCCGTGGTCAACGAGAACGAAGAGATCCCGCCGCCGGTCGAGGAGATCAAGGACGACACGCTCGACAAGGGCAAGACCGTTGTCGAGGAAGAGGGCGAAGCCGGTTCGAAGAACGTCACCTACCGGGTGACGAAGGAGAACGACAAGGAAGTCGCCCGCGAGAAGATCTCCGAGGAGATCACCAAGGAAGCCAAGCCGAAGAAGGTCCGGGTCGGCACCAAGAAGGCCCCGAACCCGGCGATCTCCGATGGTTCGGTGTGGGACAAGCTCGCGCAGTGCGAGTCCTCCGGCAACTGGGCCGCCAACACCGGCAACGGCTACTACGGCGGTGTCCAGTTCCACCCCAACACCTGGAAGGCCTACGGCGGCACGCAGTACGCCGCGCTGCCGCACCAGGCGACGCGGGAGCAGCAGATCGCCATCGCCACCAAGCTGCGCGACGCCAGCGGTGGCTACAAGGCCTGGCCGCACTGCTCGAAGAAGCTCGGCCTCGCCTGA
- the rsmA gene encoding 16S rRNA (adenine(1518)-N(6)/adenine(1519)-N(6))-dimethyltransferase RsmA, whose product MTKPAGLLGPAEIRGLAAELDVRPTKKLGQNFVHDPNTVRRIAELGKVTEDDVVLEVGPGLGSLTLGLLATGARVVAVEIDPVLAQRLPATVAEHAPDAAGRLTVVGADALKVHQHDVGEPTALVANLPYNVAVPVVLHLLAELPSLRRGLVMVQTEVADRMAAGPGSRTYGVPSVKLAWYGRAKKVAAVPRAVFWPVPNVDSALVAFERVPTTRAVERKTVFAVVDAAFSQRRKTLRAALAGWAGSAERAGRLLTAAGIDPRTRGEQLTVEDFTLIAAAAENEG is encoded by the coding sequence GTGACCAAACCTGCCGGGCTGCTCGGCCCCGCCGAGATCCGCGGCTTGGCGGCCGAGCTGGACGTGCGGCCGACCAAGAAGCTCGGCCAGAACTTCGTCCACGACCCCAACACCGTGCGCCGCATCGCCGAACTCGGGAAAGTCACCGAAGACGACGTCGTCCTCGAAGTCGGCCCCGGCCTCGGGTCTCTCACGCTCGGCCTGCTCGCCACCGGCGCCCGCGTGGTCGCCGTCGAGATCGACCCCGTGCTGGCCCAGCGCCTCCCCGCGACCGTCGCCGAGCACGCGCCCGACGCGGCCGGACGACTGACCGTCGTCGGCGCCGACGCGCTCAAGGTCCACCAGCACGACGTCGGCGAGCCCACCGCGCTGGTCGCGAACCTGCCCTACAACGTCGCCGTACCCGTGGTCCTGCACCTGCTCGCGGAGCTGCCCAGCCTCCGGCGCGGGCTCGTCATGGTCCAGACCGAGGTGGCCGACCGGATGGCCGCCGGCCCCGGCAGCCGGACCTACGGAGTGCCCAGCGTCAAGCTCGCCTGGTACGGCCGCGCGAAGAAGGTGGCCGCGGTGCCGCGCGCGGTGTTCTGGCCGGTGCCCAACGTCGACTCCGCGCTGGTCGCCTTCGAGCGGGTGCCCACCACCCGTGCCGTCGAGCGGAAGACCGTTTTCGCCGTGGTCGACGCGGCCTTCTCGCAGCGCCGCAAGACCCTGCGCGCGGCGCTGGCCGGGTGGGCCGGGTCCGCCGAGCGCGCCGGCCGGCTGCTGACCGCGGCCGGTATCGATCCACGGACCCGGGGTGAGCAACTCACGGTCGAGGATTTCACCCTCATCGCGGCGGCGGCCGAAAACGAGGGATAA
- a CDS encoding methionine ABC transporter ATP-binding protein, with the protein MITLENLTKSFPGDAAPVHALRDVNFDINAGSLYGVVGAAGSGKSTLARCVALQERPDRGVVRLDGLNTGTLDGRRLREIRRQVGIVDSRASLQPERTVAGNVASPLEQLGVEGPRRRTRVGNLLDLVGLTQRGGQHPAELNPGQRRRVAVAKALATSPAVLLADDPTAGLTGDDAAGVLTALDRARAELGLTVLVTTPDAGVVRRICDDVAVLEDGKVVENGNVLSLLVDPSSRTAQAVLPAIETTRAQSARYDRAVDVVLIGFASVGALLPEAATRFGIDIATIGGGLTRIGDTPVGRFRIGLRGEQADGALAWIAERGAHVTHPVSGPQGVAA; encoded by the coding sequence GTGATCACGCTCGAAAACCTGACCAAATCCTTCCCCGGTGACGCCGCACCCGTCCACGCGCTGCGCGACGTCAACTTCGACATCAACGCGGGCTCGCTCTACGGCGTCGTCGGCGCGGCGGGCTCGGGCAAGTCCACCCTGGCGCGTTGCGTCGCGCTGCAGGAGCGCCCGGACCGCGGCGTCGTCCGGCTGGACGGGCTGAACACCGGCACGCTCGACGGCCGCCGCCTGCGGGAGATCCGCCGCCAGGTCGGCATCGTCGACTCCCGCGCCTCGTTGCAGCCCGAGCGCACCGTCGCCGGGAACGTGGCCTCGCCGCTCGAACAGCTCGGTGTCGAGGGCCCGCGTCGCCGCACCCGCGTCGGCAACCTGCTCGACCTGGTCGGCCTGACCCAGCGCGGCGGCCAGCACCCCGCCGAGCTGAACCCCGGCCAGCGCCGCCGGGTGGCCGTGGCCAAGGCACTGGCCACCTCGCCCGCCGTGCTGCTCGCCGACGACCCGACCGCCGGGCTCACCGGGGACGACGCGGCCGGTGTGCTGACCGCGCTCGACCGGGCCCGGGCCGAGCTGGGCCTGACCGTGCTCGTCACCACTCCCGACGCCGGCGTGGTCCGCCGCATCTGCGACGACGTCGCGGTGCTGGAGGACGGCAAGGTGGTGGAGAACGGCAACGTGCTCTCGCTGCTGGTCGACCCGTCGAGCCGCACCGCGCAGGCGGTGCTGCCCGCCATCGAGACCACCCGCGCGCAGTCGGCCCGCTACGACCGCGCGGTCGACGTGGTGCTGATCGGCTTCGCCTCGGTCGGCGCGCTGCTGCCCGAGGCCGCCACCCGGTTCGGCATCGACATCGCCACCATCGGCGGCGGCCTGACCAGGATCGGTGACACCCCGGTCGGCCGGTTCCGCATCGGCCTCCGCGGCGAGCAGGCCGACGGCGCGCTGGCCTGGATCGCCGAGCGCGGTGCGCACGTGACGCACCCGGTCAGCGGCCCGCAGGGCGTCGCCGCCTGA
- a CDS encoding 4-(cytidine 5'-diphospho)-2-C-methyl-D-erythritol kinase, whose protein sequence is MLAVVPPPVTVRVPSKINLHLAVGDLREDGYHELVTVFQALSLADEVTVAVTDDPGVEVYGEGEKSVPTGANNLAWRAVQALAAHVGRAESEPKIRVVLRKGIPVAGGMAGGSADAAATLVGLASLWKLEITRDELAEVAAKLGSDVPFALYGGTALGTGRGERLVPVLSRHTFHWVLAFDQKGLSTPRVFSELDRLREEGDPPRIGSHAPVVEALASGDPRQLALLLGNDLQAAAVSLRPGLRRTLRAGVNAGALAGTVSGSGPTCAFLCEDAQSALEVAAELSGAGVCRTVRVAHGPVPGARMVGGDTDPRPVPPQVHA, encoded by the coding sequence GTGCTCGCTGTCGTTCCGCCTCCAGTCACCGTCCGGGTGCCGTCGAAGATCAACCTGCACCTGGCGGTCGGTGACCTGCGCGAAGACGGTTACCACGAGCTGGTGACCGTGTTCCAGGCGCTGTCGCTGGCCGACGAGGTGACCGTGGCGGTGACCGACGATCCGGGCGTCGAGGTGTACGGCGAGGGCGAGAAGTCCGTGCCCACCGGAGCGAACAACCTGGCCTGGCGCGCGGTGCAGGCGCTGGCCGCGCACGTCGGCCGCGCGGAGAGCGAGCCGAAGATCCGGGTGGTGCTGCGCAAGGGCATCCCGGTGGCCGGTGGCATGGCCGGTGGCAGCGCCGACGCGGCGGCCACCCTGGTCGGCCTGGCCTCGCTGTGGAAGCTGGAGATCACCCGCGACGAACTCGCCGAGGTCGCCGCGAAGCTCGGCAGCGACGTGCCGTTCGCGCTCTACGGCGGTACCGCGCTCGGCACCGGCCGCGGTGAGCGCCTGGTGCCCGTGCTCTCGCGCCACACCTTCCACTGGGTGCTCGCCTTCGACCAGAAGGGCCTGTCCACGCCGAGGGTGTTCAGCGAACTCGACCGGCTGCGCGAGGAGGGCGATCCACCGCGGATCGGGTCGCACGCACCGGTGGTCGAGGCGCTCGCTTCGGGTGACCCGCGGCAGCTGGCCCTGTTGCTGGGCAACGATCTTCAGGCCGCCGCCGTCTCGCTGCGCCCCGGGTTGCGCCGCACGCTGCGTGCCGGGGTGAACGCGGGTGCGCTGGCCGGCACGGTCTCCGGTTCCGGTCCCACCTGCGCGTTCCTCTGCGAGGACGCCCAATCCGCGCTCGAAGTGGCGGCCGAGCTGTCCGGCGCCGGGGTCTGCCGCACCGTGCGCGTGGCACACGGGCCGGTGCCCGGCGCGAGAATGGTCGGCGGCGACACCGATCCCCGTCCCGTCCCGCCGCAGGTGCACGCGTAA
- a CDS encoding ABC-F family ATP-binding cassette domain-containing protein, whose protein sequence is MVNLVNLESVSKSYGVRPLLDAVSLGVGEGERIGVVGLNGGGKTTLLEVLTGIAEPDSGRVSQVRGLRMAVVTQRTELVGETVRDAALAAYDADHEWAADARVRSIVEGLGITALGLDNPTATLSGGERRRVALAAALVGELDLVVLDEPTNHLDVEGVRWLADHLLARKVALVVVTHDRWFLDTVCGRTWEVVGGRVEQYEGGYADWVFARAERARLAATLEEKRQNLARKELAWLQRGAKARTSKPRYRIEAAEALISDVPPPRDSVELMTFARRRLGKTVVELEDVTLAAGEKALLDNVTWRIGPGDRIGLVGVNGSGKTTLLKALAGETELAGGRRIQGKTVRLAHLTQELEDLPGHLRVLEAVEQVAGRVVLGKHELSASQLAEKLGFPPARQWTPVEDLSGGERRRLQLVRLLMAEPNVLLLDEPTNDLDIDTLQQLEDLLDSWPGTMVVVSHDRYLVERVCDAVYALFGDGRITHLPGGIEEYLTRRLATLAERPVVKKEPVADTGPKLSSSEVRALGKELSRLERKLDQLHDKEQKLHAQLLEAATDPAKLMDLNAQLKTVRAEKDEVEQRWLETSEAIE, encoded by the coding sequence ATGGTCAACCTGGTCAACCTCGAATCGGTCTCCAAGTCCTACGGTGTCCGCCCGTTGCTGGACGCCGTCTCGCTCGGGGTCGGTGAGGGTGAGCGCATCGGCGTCGTCGGCCTCAACGGCGGTGGCAAGACCACCCTGCTCGAAGTGCTCACCGGCATCGCGGAACCGGACAGCGGCCGGGTCAGCCAGGTGCGGGGGCTGCGGATGGCCGTGGTCACCCAGCGCACCGAGCTGGTCGGCGAGACCGTGCGCGACGCCGCGCTCGCCGCCTACGACGCCGACCACGAATGGGCCGCCGACGCGCGCGTCCGGTCCATTGTGGAGGGTCTGGGGATCACCGCGCTGGGCCTGGACAATCCGACCGCCACGCTCTCCGGTGGCGAACGGCGCCGGGTGGCACTGGCCGCCGCGCTGGTCGGCGAACTGGACCTGGTCGTGCTCGACGAGCCGACCAACCACCTCGACGTCGAAGGCGTGCGCTGGCTGGCCGACCACCTGCTCGCGCGGAAGGTCGCGCTGGTGGTGGTCACCCACGACCGCTGGTTCCTGGACACCGTCTGCGGCCGGACCTGGGAGGTCGTCGGCGGCCGGGTCGAGCAGTACGAAGGTGGTTACGCCGACTGGGTTTTCGCGCGGGCCGAACGCGCGCGGCTGGCCGCGACGCTGGAGGAGAAGCGGCAGAACCTGGCGCGCAAGGAACTCGCCTGGTTGCAGCGCGGGGCGAAGGCGCGCACGTCCAAGCCGCGCTACCGGATCGAAGCCGCCGAGGCGCTGATCTCCGATGTGCCGCCGCCGCGGGATTCCGTCGAGCTGATGACCTTCGCCAGGCGCCGGCTGGGCAAGACCGTCGTCGAGCTGGAGGACGTGACCCTGGCCGCCGGGGAGAAAGCGTTGCTGGACAACGTGACCTGGCGCATCGGGCCGGGTGACCGAATCGGCCTGGTCGGGGTGAACGGCTCCGGCAAGACCACCTTGCTCAAGGCGCTGGCGGGGGAGACCGAGCTGGCCGGTGGCCGCCGGATCCAGGGCAAGACGGTGCGCCTGGCGCACCTGACCCAGGAACTCGAAGACCTGCCAGGACATCTGCGTGTGCTGGAGGCGGTCGAGCAGGTCGCCGGGCGCGTGGTGCTCGGCAAGCACGAGCTGTCCGCGTCGCAGCTGGCCGAGAAGCTGGGCTTCCCGCCCGCGCGGCAGTGGACGCCGGTCGAGGACCTCTCCGGTGGCGAGCGGCGGCGGCTGCAGCTGGTGCGCCTGCTGATGGCCGAGCCGAACGTGCTGCTGCTCGACGAGCCGACGAACGACCTGGACATCGATACCCTGCAGCAGCTGGAGGACCTGCTCGACTCGTGGCCGGGCACCATGGTTGTCGTCTCGCACGACCGGTACCTGGTGGAACGGGTCTGCGACGCGGTCTACGCGCTGTTCGGCGACGGCCGCATCACGCACCTGCCCGGTGGCATCGAGGAGTACCTGACGCGGCGCCTCGCCACGCTCGCCGAACGTCCCGTGGTGAAGAAGGAGCCCGTCGCCGACACCGGCCCGAAGCTGTCCTCCTCGGAGGTCCGCGCGCTCGGCAAGGAACTGTCGCGGCTGGAGCGCAAGCTGGACCAGTTGCACGACAAGGAGCAGAAGCTGCACGCGCAACTGCTCGAGGCGGCGACCGATCCGGCGAAGCTGATGGACCTGAACGCTCAGCTGAAGACCGTGCGGGCGGAGAAGGACGAGGTCGAGCAGCGCTGGCTGGAGACCTCCGAAGCGATCGAGTAG
- a CDS encoding fatty acyl-AMP ligase, which yields MSRFVDTLVATAAAGGQQRGMVTGEPHEPVRRTWAEVHEQAKRFAGELIHRGLERGSAVAVLAAAPSLIAPTVQAVWLAGGSVTMLHQPTPRTDLAEWAEDTLRVLRMIGSELVLLGEPFDQLAPVLTEHGIAFHAITELDAGEPVTEPVPVGEDDLALLQLTSGSTAEPKAVRITHGNLYTNVKAMVERAEFDFGTDVMVSWLPTFHDMGMVGFLTVPMTFGVELVKITPVEFLTGPLIWPRLITKYGGTTTAAPNFAYAVVGKRMARADEEFDLSKLRIALNGAEPIDETAVQTFVDAGARFKMPPECVFPAYGMAEATLAVSFAPLFTGLTLDVVEAEALEAHNRAVPVPEGDPRRGTEDVRSFAVLGRPLDGLEAQIADDSGKVLGEREVGEIRLRGPAVTPGYFTVDGPLETQDAEGWIDTGDLGYLVDGQIVICGRRKDVIIMGGRNIYPTDIERAATSVEGVRLGNAVAVRIDAGSRRERFAVVLESKLAGDEAEERRLAKEVAARVRDAVDVRPFAVVVLPAGSLPKTPSGKVKRAATASRYAEQIERAGR from the coding sequence ATGAGTCGGTTCGTGGACACCCTGGTCGCCACCGCGGCCGCGGGCGGTCAGCAGCGGGGCATGGTCACTGGGGAGCCGCACGAGCCGGTTCGCCGCACCTGGGCGGAGGTTCATGAGCAGGCGAAGCGCTTCGCCGGCGAACTGATCCACCGCGGGCTGGAGCGGGGCAGCGCGGTCGCCGTGCTGGCCGCCGCGCCCTCGCTGATCGCGCCGACCGTGCAGGCGGTCTGGCTGGCCGGTGGCAGCGTGACCATGCTGCACCAGCCGACCCCGCGCACCGACCTCGCCGAATGGGCCGAGGACACGCTGCGTGTGCTGCGCATGATCGGCTCGGAGCTGGTGCTGCTCGGCGAGCCGTTCGACCAGCTGGCGCCGGTGCTCACCGAGCACGGCATCGCCTTCCACGCGATCACCGAGCTGGACGCCGGGGAGCCGGTCACCGAGCCGGTGCCGGTCGGCGAGGACGACCTCGCGCTGCTGCAGCTGACCAGTGGTTCCACCGCCGAGCCGAAGGCCGTGCGGATCACCCACGGCAACCTGTACACCAACGTCAAGGCGATGGTCGAGCGCGCCGAGTTCGACTTCGGCACCGACGTGATGGTCTCGTGGCTGCCCACCTTCCACGACATGGGCATGGTCGGCTTCCTCACCGTGCCGATGACCTTCGGCGTGGAGCTGGTCAAGATCACCCCGGTCGAGTTCCTCACCGGGCCGCTGATCTGGCCGCGGCTGATCACCAAGTACGGCGGCACCACCACCGCCGCGCCGAACTTCGCCTACGCGGTGGTCGGCAAGCGGATGGCGCGGGCCGACGAGGAGTTCGACCTGTCGAAGCTGCGGATCGCGCTGAACGGCGCCGAGCCGATCGACGAGACCGCCGTGCAGACCTTTGTGGACGCCGGGGCGCGGTTCAAGATGCCGCCGGAGTGCGTGTTCCCGGCCTACGGCATGGCCGAGGCGACGCTCGCGGTGTCGTTCGCGCCGCTGTTCACCGGGCTGACGCTGGACGTGGTGGAGGCCGAAGCGCTGGAGGCGCACAACCGCGCGGTGCCGGTGCCCGAGGGCGACCCGCGCCGCGGCACCGAGGACGTGCGGTCGTTCGCCGTGCTCGGCCGCCCGCTCGACGGGCTCGAAGCGCAGATCGCCGACGACTCCGGCAAGGTGCTCGGGGAGCGCGAGGTCGGCGAAATCCGCCTGCGCGGGCCGGCTGTCACCCCCGGATACTTCACTGTGGACGGTCCTTTGGAGACGCAGGACGCCGAGGGCTGGATCGACACCGGCGACCTCGGTTACCTGGTGGACGGCCAGATCGTCATCTGCGGCCGCCGCAAGGACGTGATCATCATGGGCGGCCGGAACATCTACCCGACCGACATCGAGCGCGCGGCCACCTCGGTGGAGGGCGTGCGGCTGGGCAACGCGGTCGCGGTCCGGATCGACGCGGGCAGCAGGCGCGAGCGGTTCGCCGTGGTGCTGGAGTCCAAACTGGCCGGTGACGAGGCCGAGGAACGACGGCTGGCCAAGGAGGTCGCCGCCCGCGTGCGCGACGCGGTGGACGTGCGCCCGTTCGCCGTGGTGGTGCTGCCGGCCGGAAGCCTGCCGAAAACACCGTCGGGCAAGGTCAAGCGCGCGGCCACCGCGTCGCGGTACGCCGAGCAGATCGAGCGCGCGGGCCGCTAG
- a CDS encoding DivIVA domain-containing protein, with translation MTITGADALTIQFHRAPIGTRGYSEADVDKFLDRIAKTLDGEDHLTAAQVHEVSFGRPALGKRGYDQQEVDAFLRQVESTLAAREGWTPHATNAYIAPALEHTHCRKPLWRRVRNSPAG, from the coding sequence ATGACCATCACCGGGGCGGACGCGCTGACCATCCAGTTCCACCGCGCGCCGATCGGCACGCGCGGCTACAGCGAAGCCGACGTGGACAAGTTCCTCGACCGGATCGCCAAGACGCTCGACGGGGAGGACCACCTGACCGCCGCCCAGGTGCACGAGGTGTCCTTCGGCAGGCCGGCGCTCGGAAAGCGGGGCTACGACCAGCAGGAGGTCGACGCTTTCCTGCGCCAGGTCGAAAGCACGCTCGCCGCCCGCGAGGGCTGGACCCCGCACGCGACGAACGCCTACATCGCGCCGGCTTTGGAGCACACCCACTGCCGCAAGCCCCTCTGGCGGCGAGTACGCAACTCGCCGGCGGGCTAG
- a CDS encoding DivIVA domain-containing protein has protein sequence MSLSADDARSTAFGNAPIGRRGYAKNEVDDFVQRIAATLDGQDDLTAAEVHHVVFGKPLIGKRGYDEREVDEFLDAAEEALLSHLGADWRAHQVPVAREAAQATAARARSAPADQYLER, from the coding sequence ATGTCCTTGAGCGCCGATGACGCCCGGAGCACCGCCTTCGGGAACGCACCGATCGGCCGCCGCGGTTACGCCAAGAACGAGGTGGACGACTTCGTTCAGCGGATCGCCGCGACCCTCGACGGGCAGGACGACCTGACCGCCGCCGAGGTCCACCACGTGGTGTTCGGCAAGCCGCTGATCGGCAAGCGCGGGTACGACGAGCGCGAGGTCGACGAGTTCCTCGACGCCGCGGAGGAGGCGTTGCTGTCCCACCTCGGGGCCGACTGGCGGGCGCACCAGGTGCCCGTCGCCAGGGAGGCCGCGCAGGCCACCGCTGCCAGGGCCCGCTCGGCCCCGGCCGACCAGTACCTGGAGCGATGA
- the pth gene encoding aminoacyl-tRNA hydrolase, which yields METDLPGAGEQILLAGLGNPGPRYAGNRHNAGFLVLDELAARMGGKFKAHKTGGEVLEGRLAGRRVALVKPRSFMNLSGGPVAGAARFFKVGPDGVVVVHDELDLPYGALKLKFGGGDNGHNGLRSITKSLGTKDYFRVRFGVDRPPGRMDPADYVLKDFSTVERKELALNLDRCADAVEALIANGLLAAQNAFHAG from the coding sequence GTGGAAACCGACCTGCCCGGGGCCGGCGAGCAGATCCTGCTCGCCGGCCTCGGCAATCCGGGGCCCCGGTACGCGGGCAACCGGCACAACGCCGGCTTCCTGGTGCTGGACGAGCTGGCCGCGCGCATGGGCGGCAAGTTCAAGGCGCACAAGACCGGCGGCGAGGTGCTCGAAGGCCGCCTCGCCGGACGCCGGGTGGCGCTGGTCAAGCCCCGGTCGTTCATGAACCTCTCCGGCGGTCCGGTCGCCGGTGCCGCGCGCTTCTTCAAGGTGGGCCCGGACGGTGTAGTCGTCGTGCACGACGAGCTGGACCTGCCCTACGGCGCGCTGAAGCTCAAGTTCGGCGGCGGCGACAACGGGCACAACGGCCTTCGCTCGATCACCAAGTCGCTCGGCACCAAGGACTACTTCCGGGTCCGCTTCGGCGTCGACCGCCCGCCCGGCCGGATGGACCCGGCGGACTACGTGCTCAAGGACTTCTCCACCGTGGAGCGCAAGGAACTCGCGCTCAACCTCGATCGATGCGCCGACGCTGTCGAAGCGCTCATCGCCAACGGGCTGCTGGCGGCCCAGAACGCCTTCCACGCCGGCTGA
- a CDS encoding 50S ribosomal protein L25/general stress protein Ctc — protein sequence MSEVRLSVEPRTEFGKGAARRTRRAGKIPAVLYGHGSDPRHLSLPAIEFARVVRENGTNAVITLDVDSSSNATELALTKTIVVHPLKNYIEHVDLLVVKRGEKVTVDVPVVITGDAAPGTLVSQDVDTLTVEVEALHIPEQVEVSVEGLQAGTQILAAQVALPTGAELVTDGEYLVVAVNEAPNEAAMESQVDADGAGVVEDQPESTEE from the coding sequence GTGTCCGAGGTACGTCTGTCCGTCGAACCGCGCACCGAGTTCGGCAAGGGCGCCGCGCGGCGCACGCGGCGCGCCGGCAAGATCCCCGCGGTTCTCTATGGTCACGGCTCGGACCCGCGGCACCTGTCGCTGCCGGCCATCGAGTTCGCCCGCGTCGTGCGTGAGAACGGCACCAACGCCGTGATCACCCTGGACGTGGACAGCTCCAGCAACGCCACCGAGCTGGCGCTGACCAAGACCATCGTGGTCCACCCGCTGAAGAACTACATCGAGCACGTCGACCTGCTCGTCGTCAAGCGTGGCGAGAAGGTCACCGTGGACGTTCCGGTGGTCATCACCGGCGACGCCGCCCCGGGCACCCTGGTCTCGCAGGACGTGGACACGCTGACCGTCGAGGTCGAGGCGCTGCACATCCCGGAGCAGGTCGAGGTCTCGGTCGAGGGCCTGCAGGCCGGCACCCAGATCCTCGCCGCCCAGGTCGCGCTGCCCACCGGCGCCGAGCTGGTGACCGACGGCGAGTACCTGGTCGTCGCGGTGAACGAGGCCCCGAACGAGGCGGCCATGGAGAGCCAGGTCGACGCCGACGGCGCCGGGGTGGTCGAGGACCAGCCCGAGTCCACCGAGGAGTAA
- a CDS encoding TIGR03621 family F420-dependent LLM class oxidoreductase, giving the protein MREFRFGVTLRSIGSAQAWAAKCRAAEDLGYDVITIPDHLGGGTPAPFPAAAAAAAVTRRINVGTLVLSVPFHNRAILARDVAATVQLSDGRFELGLGAGHMKAEFDDAGLPWQDLPTRLDHLTGTIADLRRRLEADEVEMPPMLIAGNSKGVLRIAAEHAQIVGFAGLKPKPGAEPGVWRLATPAELQERVDFYRTLGADTESNMLIQDVVVTDDKPAAATKWAERAESTVDEMLAAPQLLIGTETEIADRVRELRDRYGFTYFTVFEPVMEAFAPILQILR; this is encoded by the coding sequence ATGCGCGAGTTCAGATTCGGCGTCACCCTTCGCTCCATCGGCTCCGCCCAGGCGTGGGCCGCCAAGTGCCGCGCGGCCGAGGACCTCGGCTACGACGTGATCACCATTCCCGACCACCTCGGCGGCGGCACCCCTGCTCCCTTCCCGGCAGCAGCCGCGGCAGCCGCGGTGACCAGGAGAATCAACGTCGGCACCCTCGTCCTCAGCGTTCCCTTCCACAACCGCGCCATTCTCGCCCGCGACGTCGCCGCCACCGTGCAGCTCAGCGACGGCCGCTTCGAGCTGGGCCTCGGCGCCGGGCACATGAAGGCCGAGTTCGACGACGCGGGCCTGCCCTGGCAGGACCTCCCCACCCGCCTCGACCATCTCACCGGCACCATCGCCGATCTCCGAAGGCGCCTCGAAGCTGACGAAGTCGAGATGCCGCCGATGCTCATCGCCGGCAACAGCAAGGGCGTGTTGCGGATCGCCGCCGAGCACGCGCAGATCGTCGGCTTCGCCGGGCTCAAACCGAAACCGGGCGCCGAACCGGGCGTCTGGCGATTGGCCACCCCGGCCGAACTACAGGAGCGCGTCGACTTCTACCGAACCCTCGGCGCCGACACCGAGTCGAACATGCTCATCCAGGACGTCGTGGTCACCGACGACAAACCGGCCGCCGCAACGAAGTGGGCCGAGCGCGCAGAGTCCACAGTGGACGAGATGCTGGCCGCCCCGCAGTTGCTCATCGGCACCGAAACCGAAATCGCCGACCGCGTCCGTGAACTCCGCGACCGCTACGGCTTCACCTACTTCACCGTCTTCGAACCGGTGATGGAGGCGTTCGCACCCATTCTGCAGATCCTGCGTTAA